Proteins from a genomic interval of Onychostoma macrolepis isolate SWU-2019 chromosome 17, ASM1243209v1, whole genome shotgun sequence:
- the ezra gene encoding ezrin a isoform X2, whose product MPSWNLQSSRLQRANSSLSRVLDQHKLSKEQWEERIQIWHEEHRGILKEDAVQEYLKISQDLEMYGVNYFDIKNKKGTDLWLGVDALGLNIYGKDDRLTPKIGFPWSEIRNISFSDKKFIIKPIDKKAPDFVFYASRLRINKRILQLCMGNHELYMQRRKPDTIEVQQMKAQAREEKHQRQMERAQLENEKKKREATEKEKDKVEREKQEMMMKLLQFEEQTKKVERDLREQFERARILEEERRRVEEEAARLEAERQAALMAKEELARQAEDQMKTQEQLAADLAEYTAKIALLEEARRVKEEEANEWQNRAKEVQDDLEKTREELQHVMSSPVVATPMAAPMARAMMEEPMENDQDDHEENNSTYSAELQVEGIEDHRNEEERITEAEKNERVQKQLMALSSELAEARDDSKKTKNDILHNENVQAGRDKYKTLRQIRMGNTKQRIDEFEAL is encoded by the exons AGTGCTTGACCAGCACAAACTCTCTAAAGAGCAATGGGAGGAGAGGATCCAGATTTGGCACGAGGAGCACAGAGGCATTCTCAA GGAAGATGCCGTGCAGGAGTATCTAAAGATCTCACAGGATTTGGAAATGTATGGCGTCAACTATTTCGACATCAAGAACAAGAAAGGAACAGACCTGTGGTTAGGCGTAGATGCTTTGGGACTTAACATCTATGGAAAAGATGACAG GTTGACACCAAAAATTGGATTTCCTTGGAGTGAAATAAGAAACATCTCATTCAGTGACAAGAAATTCATAATCAAACCCATTGACAAAAAAGCTCCC GACTTTGTGTTCTATGCATCTCGTCTGCGCATTAACAAGCGCATCCTGCAGCTGTGTATGGGAAACCATGAACTTTACATGCAGCGCAGGAAACCTGATACTATTGAGGTGCAGCAGATGAAGGCTCAAGCCAGGGAGGAGAAACACCAGAGACAGATGGAGAG AGCCCAGCTAGagaatgagaaaaagaaaagggaggcaacagagaaagaaaaggaCAAGGTGGAGAGAGAGAAGCAGGAGATGATGATGAAGCTTCTCCAGTTTGAAGAGCAGACCAAAAAGGTTGAAAGAG ATCTGAGAGAGCAGTTTGAGAGGGCACGGATACTGGAGGAAGAGAGGCGGCGGGTGGAGGAGGAGGCGGCACGTCTGGAGGCTGAGAGACAGGCGGCGCTGATGGCTAAAGAAGAGCTGGCCAGGCAAGCTGAGGACCAGATGAAAACTCAGGAGCAGCTG GCAGCAGACCTGGCAGAATACACTGCAAAGATTGCCTTGCTGGAGGAAGCCAGGAGAGTCAAGGAAGAAGAAGCCAATGAATGGCAGAACAGG GCTAAAGAGGTACAGGACGATCTGGAAAAGACCCGTGAGGAGTTGCAGCATGTTATGTCATCTCCTGTGGTTGCTACCCCCATGGCTGCGCCCATGGCCCGGGCCATGATGGAGGAACCCATGGAGAACGATCAGGATGATCACGAGGAGAACAACAGCACCTACAGTGCTGAGCTGCAGGTGGAGGGCATCGAGGACCACCGCAACGAGGAGGAGCGCATCACAGAGGCAGAGAAGAACGAGCGCGTGCAGAAACAGCTCATG GCCCTGAGCTCTGAGCTGGCCGAGGCGCGAGATGACTCTAAGAAGACTAAGAACGACATTCTGCACAATGAAAATGTACAAGCCGGGAGGGACAAGTACAAGACGCTGCGTCAGATCCGCATGGGCAACACCAAGCAGAGAATAGATGAGTTCGAAGCCTTATAA